The genomic region GCGGCGAGCGCCAGGTCGGGCTTGCCCGCGAAGTGGTGGTACATGCTGCCCTGGCCCGCCCCGGCCCGCTGCTGGATCGCCTTGGGGCTGGTGCCGACGTAGCCGCGCTCCCACAGGAGCTCCTGGGTGGCTTCGACCAACCGGTCCGGAGTGCTCATGAGTTCACTGTACATACCAGTAGGTACAGAATCTACGAGGCCCGGTGGAAGCAGATGCCCGGCGCCGGCGTACTCCCACCGCCGTACGCGAACTGCCGCCGGCCGTACGACGCTCCGGCCGTCTCCCGGAGACAGGCTCGAAGGTGACAGGAACGCACGGAGCCGCGGCTGACCGAGGAGCTGACCGAGATGAACACGCTGGCGAACCACGGAGGGCCCGGCCCCTGGATCCTCTTCCTCCCCCTCGTCTGGGCGGCCGTCGCCGTCGGCGTCATCACGCTGCTGCGCCGCACCGTCCGGCGCGGCCGCCGCCCGGGGCCCCGGCAGCCGCACGGCGTCCGGCGGGGCGGGCCCACGGGTGAGCACTCGCCGATCGATCTCCTGGGCCGGCGGTTCGCCGCGGGGGAGATCGACGAGGACGAGTACTGGCGGAGGCTCTCCGTCCTCGACGAGCCCTACGGCCGCTACGACAAGGACGGCCCGGCGTGACCGCGGAAGGCGGGTGAGGCTCGGGGCGCGAACGGAGCGGAGCGCGTCGGTCCGGATGGACCGACGCGCTCCTGTGTGTGCGGGGCCGCCTGCCCGGTCAGCCGACGACGGCCGACCGGGCCCGCGTCCGTACCGCTGTCGGCTCCATGAGCCCCGCGACGTCCGAGCCGAACGGGCCGTCGGTCGTCGACCCGTACACCGGGAGAGGGGGCAGAGCGGTGGTGAACGACGGTGCGGGCAGGGTGAACCAGATGACCTTCCCCGCGTCGTCACTCGGTCGTACGCCCCAGCTCTCGCTGACCGCGGCGATCATCGCCAGCCCGCGCCCGGAGGTGGCGGACTGATCGGCGTCGCACACGGTCGGCAGCCGGGGGTCGTGGTCGTGGACGGAGACCGTCAGCCGGTCGAGCAGCAGCTCGATCTCGACGGTGCATGATTTGTCCGGCTGTGCGTGCCGGTGGACGTTGGTCAGCAGTTCGGTGACACCGAGCGCTGCCGGGTCGATCAGAGGATCGAGATGCCAGTAGCGCAATTGCGCCGAAATGATTCTGCGGACCTGACCGATCCGCGACGGCAGGGCTTGGAGCTCCACCGCGCAGTGCCTGCTTGGCTCGCTGATCACGGCTGCGA from Streptomyces sp. QL37 harbors:
- a CDS encoding SHOCT domain-containing protein, whose translation is MNTLANHGGPGPWILFLPLVWAAVAVGVITLLRRTVRRGRRPGPRQPHGVRRGGPTGEHSPIDLLGRRFAAGEIDEDEYWRRLSVLDEPYGRYDKDGPA
- a CDS encoding ATP-binding protein — encoded protein: MISEPSRHCAVELQALPSRIGQVRRIISAQLRYWHLDPLIDPAALGVTELLTNVHRHAQPDKSCTVEIELLLDRLTVSVHDHDPRLPTVCDADQSATSGRGLAMIAAVSESWGVRPSDDAGKVIWFTLPAPSFTTALPPLPVYGSTTDGPFGSDVAGLMEPTAVRTRARSAVVG